Sequence from the Armatimonadota bacterium genome:
TTTGGGCGCGAGCCCCTCGACCACGACCGGGCTCGGCGCCAGGGCGATCTGCTGCAGGAGGTCACCCCTGAGGACTTGGTCCAGTACGGGTTCATGACCGAACTGGTGGGACGCCTGCGCGACATCGTGCCTCTGCGTCCCCTGGACGCCGACACCATGCGAGACATCCTGCTACATCCGGAGTGCGGCCCCCTGGCCATCTACCAGCGCAACGCCATCAAGGAGGGTTTCAGCCTGGAGTTGACCGACGATTTGGTGGACAGGATTGTCACCAACGCGCTCGGTTCCGGCCAGGGCGCGCGCGCTCTCAAGCGGATTCTCGCCCAGGTCACGGAACGCGCGCTCTTCGAGATGCCCGGGCGTGTGAGCAGGCGCGGCGACACAGTGGTGAGGTTGGGCCTGAGCGCTCTGGAGGACGGTAGGTATGAGGTGATCACTGCTCCCGCAGAGGGCGGCGCCGTGGACTGGGAGCGGATGTTCAACGAAGTGAAGGACTGGATCGAGGATCGGGAACAGATGATGCCCCGGGGGATGGTGGCCGAGGATGAAGAGATGCTTCTGACCAAGACGTCGCAGACCGAGAAAGCAGTCAGGAACCCCACTCCCTGTTCTCGTCCGGCTGAGGAGGAAAAGCAGGTACCGGCGGAGCTGGAAGCCTCCGCAGAGGTGGCCGCAGCTCTGATCGCCAGCCAGATCAGTGGAGAGGGTTACGAAGTTGTTTGCGAGACGGAATTGAAGATGAGGGGTAGGCAGCTGGGCATCTACGACATGAGTAGCGACTTGCCCACTGTCAGGGTGACTTTGTGGGTAGCTTCCCCCGAAAACCCCGATGTCCCCCCCGAACTGTCCGGTCGTCGCCTGCGCGCTTACGCAGAGAAGGCAGGTATCGAGGCCGACGGCTGGTGCCTGCGACGAGGTGCTCGTGCGTGTGAGGTCCGGGTGCGTCCGGACGGGCGCCGCTGGCGCCGGCATGTGGTGATTATCGGGCTCGACTATTCAGAAGCCAGGAAGTACCTGCATTGAGAGCCACGCCGTATCTTGGGTCAACGGAAACGACGCAGGTTGGCTGAGCGTGATGCGCGTCACTCTGGCTCCGTCTCCTCGTGCCAACCGTTCCCCACACAGAGAGAAAAGGCACCTATCACCATTCCGGGGCTCTTCAGACAAGAAAGCCCCGTTTTTTCGCAAGATGTGGATTGGCCCAAATAACTCCATCATGGCCGCGTGTTGCCGCCATCCTGCGGGTGAGAAAAGGCGCGTCGACTGTCACGTCGTGTCATCCATGACGTGTACAAATAGCTCCCGGGTCACCGTAAGCCGTAACGAAGCGATAAAAGGCTTCACGACGGTGGCCTCGCACCAGCAGGCTTGGGCTTGCGTGCCAGGGAGCAAGGGACGTGCCTACCCAGGAGTTGGTACACAATGAACGCCATGCAGGTCAGCGCTATCGTGTCTGTCGCCAATTGCCCCATCCGCGAATCGCGCGGCAGCCTTACCCGGGCGGCTTCGAGACCGTTGAGCCTCCGGAGGCGCCTTCAGGCGCTCGCTCTGCAGGCGGCGGCCGGCGATCCTGCCGCCTGGCAGGCGCTGTGGAAGGCAGTTCTCGACAGCAGTCTGATCCTGAGTTGGGCAAGGAAGCGCTTCAACTCCCGCGATGACGCAGAGGATGCGGCATCGGAGGCACTCATCCGCGCGATCAAGGGCTTCCCCACCTACGAGCCGCGGCTGTCCAAGTTCACGACCTGGGTATACAAGGTGGCACACAATGCCTTCAATGGTTATTACAGGCGCCGGGTGAAGCCCCAGAAGGACATCGATTCGCTTGAGGAGCAGCCCGTGGATGTGCCGGATCAGCGGACGCCCTTTGGTGGCGGGGAGCATGGCCTGCGCTTTCTTTGGGCGCTGCTCTGCTCCTCCGCTGCCGGGCTGTCGGACCGGCAGCGTCAGGTTGTGTGGTTGGTGGCCGTGGAGCGGCTGGAGCATTCGGAGGCTGCGGTGATCGTGGGGATTACCGAAGGGTATTGCAGGCAGGAGTACTCTCGCGCCAGGGCGAAGCTCCGCAATGCATTTCCCGAGGCCGCTCGCATCTCTTACTGGCGGGGCGAAGATCTCCTGCCGTCGGGAGCTGTCTGCGGGACGCCCACAAGTCGCGCACCATATGACGTCGAGTTCGCACCGTATCAGGCACGGCCTTGTCCTTGACCCAATTAAGCGGCTATCGAAACGGGGAGGGATTTCCGATGAACCAGGCGCTCCGCCTGCTCAGGATCCTGCAAGAACTGCCGAGGCTTCGCGGGAACGAAGAGAGCACAGCTGCCGCCCTTGGGGAAAGGTTGGGCGCCTGCGAGCGGACGATCTACCGGGACATGGCGCTTCTCGCGGAGGCCGGGTTCCCCGTCCGTAATGATGGTGAAGGCTACTACCTGCCGCCCACGAACCCGGGACTGTCTGTGCAGCTGAGCGCCACGGAACTCAGCGCGATCCATTATGCACTGGACTGGCTGGAGGAAGCTCTCCCTGACGCGCTGGCGATCGATTCGGACGCCCTTGTGGGAAAACTGGCGGCCGTGTGCGGCACGCGCGAGGCGCAGATATGCGCGGGTACGGAGGGGCTGCGCATCTGGCCGCGGCTTACTGACGGGCCGGCGGTGACCAAGAACCTGCAAACTGCCCTGAAGGCGCGTCGCGAGCGGCGCAAATTGCGGGGGATCTACTGCAGTCTGGAAAGCAACACCACGCTGGAACGCATTCTTCACCCGTACGCGATCATCTACCGGGCGCAGGCCCACTACATCGTGGCCTACTGCGAAGAGCGCCGGGCAGTCAGGACATTCCGCCTAGATCGTTTTCGGGAACTTGCGGTGCTGCCGCAGGCGGCGGAGATCGACGATGACTACGATCTCGAGGAGCATTTCGCCGGAGCGTGGGAGATGGTCGGCGGGCGCAAGCAAACGGTGAGACTGCGCCTCACCGGGAAGGTTGCCCAGCGCATGTCCCAGGCATGCGTGCACCCCAGCCAGCAGATCCTCAACCGCACGGAGGACGCCCTGGAACTGCAACTCAACGTAGCGCTGACCGAGGAGTTCGAGGGCTGGCTCCTGAGCATGGGCGGAAGCGTCGAGGTCCTTGCGCCGCAGACACTGCGCAGCCGTATCCGCGAACAGGCCCGAAGACTGTTCGAGAACCACAGCGACAACAGCGACGGGAGTTGACCGGCGAACCCGCAGGGGGGACTTGGTTCAAGTCCCCCTCCCAGGACCACGGCCGGGGCACAGAGACGCAGAACGAGCACATAACCCGAGTTACACTGAGCCCATAAGCCCTACGGACTTACGCGCACAGGTGCTGAAAACCTGAGTGCATAATCCGGCTTACAGGCCCACTCTTCGCACGTTTGCGTCCGGGGCGTTATCCATTATCGGACGGTAACGGAACTTACGCGGACGGTGCCGGCATCGAGACTGACCACGGTAGTGTTCATTACTATCGTGGAGGCTCGAGATGCAGATCCCCCAACTCGTCGACCTGTTCGTCGATCACCTGCGCACGGAGCGTGGGGCGTCGGAAGCAACGGTGACCGCCTATCGCTCCACACTCGTCATGCTGCAACAGTTTCTCGATCGCGAGAGCGATGCGCCGGACTTCGAGGACGTCACGACGGCCACTCTCCGGCGGTTTGTCAGTTCCCTGAAGGTCGCTGGGGCAGCGAACTCATCGGTTGGGCGCCACGTGCATGCGATCCGCAGTTTCTGGCGTTTCGTGGTCGAGACGTACGATCTCGGCACCAACGCTTCGCTTCCCCTGCGCGCGCCGAAGCCCGATCACCGGATCCCCACGGTCTTGTCTCCCGATGAATGTCAGGCGCTCATCAACGCCTGCGAGCACAATCACTATCGTCTCTATCGCGTCCGTGACCGGGTGCTGGTCAAGCTGATGTGCGTGGTCGGACTGCGTCGGAGCGAGGTCATTGCGCTCCGCGTCTGTGACTATGACCGGTCGGGGCGTGCAATCACGGTCGCCATGTCCAAGGGGCGCAAGTCCCGCCTGGTGCCGATCCCGGGCGATCTAGCGGCCGACATCGACGCCTGGCTGCAGATGCGTCCGGTGGTGGATCACGACCGCCTGCTGACCACGCGTACCGGCAAGGGGCTGTCGACGAAGTGCCTGTACCGCACGCTGGAGCGTCTGGCTGAGGAAGCAGACCTGTCGGATCGGCACATCACGCCACACGGGCTTCGGCACACGGCCGCGACTCTCGTCCTGCGTAACTCCGGGGATCTGGTGGCGACCAGTCGCATGCTCGGGCATTCGAGCGTTGCGGTGACGGGGGATGTGTACTGCCATCTCACCACGGACGACGTGCGACGCGCGGTGGGTGCGCATCCTCTTGCCGGGCTTGAGCGGAGAACAGTCGCGTTGGCGGTGGGGCCGACGGCGGATGGTGTGCGCCTGCCGGAAGACGCGCGGGAGATCGTCCACGCCGCCGAATGCCGGGCCAGTGAGGCGCTCGCGGCATTTCGCGATTGGGCCACAGCCGACAGGGCTCGGGCTGAGCGCAATCGGCGCCAGTGCGTTCTGGAGGTGGTGCGCAACTACGTGCGACCGCGGGAGACGGTGGACCGGTCGGTAGTGGAAACGGTGCTGGTGCGGGGCGGCGTTGTGGACGGGTTCACCATGGCCGAGCATCTGCGGATCGCTAACCTGTATGAGGTCCTGGTCCACTTGCCGGACCTCGCTGCGGCGGCTGGAAGCTGGGGCGAGTTGTTCAGCGATGTGGCCGGGCGTCTGACCGGGAAACGCAGTGGAGGTATGTCACCGGCGCAG
This genomic interval carries:
- a CDS encoding WYL domain-containing protein, which encodes MNQALRLLRILQELPRLRGNEESTAAALGERLGACERTIYRDMALLAEAGFPVRNDGEGYYLPPTNPGLSVQLSATELSAIHYALDWLEEALPDALAIDSDALVGKLAAVCGTREAQICAGTEGLRIWPRLTDGPAVTKNLQTALKARRERRKLRGIYCSLESNTTLERILHPYAIIYRAQAHYIVAYCEERRAVRTFRLDRFRELAVLPQAAEIDDDYDLEEHFAGAWEMVGGRKQTVRLRLTGKVAQRMSQACVHPSQQILNRTEDALELQLNVALTEEFEGWLLSMGGSVEVLAPQTLRSRIREQARRLFENHSDNSDGS
- a CDS encoding tyrosine-type recombinase/integrase, which translates into the protein MQIPQLVDLFVDHLRTERGASEATVTAYRSTLVMLQQFLDRESDAPDFEDVTTATLRRFVSSLKVAGAANSSVGRHVHAIRSFWRFVVETYDLGTNASLPLRAPKPDHRIPTVLSPDECQALINACEHNHYRLYRVRDRVLVKLMCVVGLRRSEVIALRVCDYDRSGRAITVAMSKGRKSRLVPIPGDLAADIDAWLQMRPVVDHDRLLTTRTGKGLSTKCLYRTLERLAEEADLSDRHITPHGLRHTAATLVLRNSGDLVATSRMLGHSSVAVTGDVYCHLTTDDVRRAVGAHPLAGLERRTVALAVGPTADGVRLPEDAREIVHAAECRASEALAAFRDWATADRARAERNRRQCVLEVVRNYVRPRETVDRSVVETVLVRGGVVDGFTMAEHLRIANLYEVLVHLPDLAAAAGSWGELFSDVAGRLTGKRSGGMSPAQARRIDDVERELRQTDPDAEPETAWFAHAPALVGRTDLPPEDGLLLAQLAANVAWARRGLPLVFAGAFELPLLQRCIGTYNSLDSSLLRLFVAGRVSEFCQEAIGSDG
- a CDS encoding AAA family ATPase, which codes for MGEAILVRSEDDVRPQLQSQYCQVLRFDLKPEEIAAALNRTVVGQQDACRALSVHLRRHMLKVREMHYYRYMRRAPWSTDDLGGVLLLGPTGCGKTYLVRALAQLASLVFHSEDASSLTETGYVGRDTSDIARAITLEAGGYAPLASTALLFLDEVDKLRFRPDSAGKDVTGEGVQRSLLALLDGAEVRFASDGRQRNRDVALGTDCLFITLAGAFSGLEEIIARRLRRGKTSIGFGREPLDHDRARRQGDLLQEVTPEDLVQYGFMTELVGRLRDIVPLRPLDADTMRDILLHPECGPLAIYQRNAIKEGFSLELTDDLVDRIVTNALGSGQGARALKRILAQVTERALFEMPGRVSRRGDTVVRLGLSALEDGRYEVITAPAEGGAVDWERMFNEVKDWIEDREQMMPRGMVAEDEEMLLTKTSQTEKAVRNPTPCSRPAEEEKQVPAELEASAEVAAALIASQISGEGYEVVCETELKMRGRQLGIYDMSSDLPTVRVTLWVASPENPDVPPELSGRRLRAYAEKAGIEADGWCLRRGARACEVRVRPDGRRWRRHVVIIGLDYSEARKYLH
- a CDS encoding sigma-70 family RNA polymerase sigma factor yields the protein MNAMQVSAIVSVANCPIRESRGSLTRAASRPLSLRRRLQALALQAAAGDPAAWQALWKAVLDSSLILSWARKRFNSRDDAEDAASEALIRAIKGFPTYEPRLSKFTTWVYKVAHNAFNGYYRRRVKPQKDIDSLEEQPVDVPDQRTPFGGGEHGLRFLWALLCSSAAGLSDRQRQVVWLVAVERLEHSEAAVIVGITEGYCRQEYSRARAKLRNAFPEAARISYWRGEDLLPSGAVCGTPTSRAPYDVEFAPYQARPCP